A part of Phosphitispora fastidiosa genomic DNA contains:
- a CDS encoding PQQ-binding-like beta-propeller repeat protein: MAVRTVKSRTERTVMQFQRIKGQITHKTDERKTCEALAAPLFDGRIFAGSSSGVVYCFDALTGQQLWSAAVEGAVRNRPAADHERVYVTDEASKLYAFDKNSGKLIWTAPVSTEQSRVYGRDGADDVPQPVVTGNRVLVFAGEREETVLLAFAAETGKLLLETAVPPKEAHYIRGYRLPAL; encoded by the coding sequence ATGGCGGTTCGTACGGTGAAGTCGCGTACTGAGAGAACGGTTATGCAGTTTCAAAGAATTAAGGGCCAAATAACTCACAAGACTGATGAGCGGAAAACCTGTGAGGCTCTGGCTGCTCCTCTATTTGATGGCCGCATTTTTGCAGGGAGTAGTTCGGGGGTCGTGTACTGTTTTGATGCCCTTACCGGACAGCAGTTATGGAGCGCTGCTGTGGAAGGGGCAGTCAGGAACCGGCCTGCAGCAGACCATGAGCGGGTCTATGTTACTGATGAGGCATCTAAGCTGTATGCATTTGACAAGAATTCCGGGAAACTTATCTGGACAGCTCCTGTCAGCACAGAACAGAGCCGGGTTTATGGAAGAGATGGGGCAGACGATGTGCCTCAGCCGGTGGTTACGGGAAATAGGGTGCTGGTGTTTGCCGGAGAGAGGGAAGAAACTGTTTTGCTGGCCTTTGCGGCGGAAACCGGAAAACTGTTGTTAGAGACCGCAGTTCCGCCTAAAGAGGCACATTACATCAGAGGCTATCGCCTGCCGGCATTGTAA
- a CDS encoding S-layer homology domain-containing protein, whose protein sequence is MKRLFLKLVTILLFSQFASVPSWAASSLPGHNFSDVPANHWAHEAVSELASRGIVKGFPDGMFRPDLNVTREQFAVMIVLAAGLETSYSDTPKYRDVPPDYWAYPYIEAAKPYFSGYTSDSGSYFKPSSVAVREDVAAALVRAKGYADDEPNLALLEEKFVDRDQISPEAKKLVSIAVEKELIKGYPDHTFRGKGNVTRAEAAAAIYSAAFFKPNELAGIVASVNGEEITREKLDSDFEKARVALSEQGVTFDGADDQKQWQELERQTLQRIIELTLIKQAAKREGLFPSDEDIAAKVEEIKSSFGNEAQFQDALQQYGYTIEELADRACDEMVYENLYKKVTDNINIDEEDFQEHYDSVVSLDGQPISLNEARGNYILMIEQEKFNEYLEKLRSEAEIDIYLV, encoded by the coding sequence ATGAAAAGGTTGTTTTTAAAATTGGTTACTATTTTACTGTTTAGCCAATTTGCTTCCGTTCCAAGCTGGGCCGCCAGCTCTTTGCCAGGCCATAATTTTAGCGATGTACCCGCAAACCACTGGGCACATGAAGCGGTTTCAGAATTAGCATCCAGAGGCATTGTTAAAGGATTTCCGGATGGTATGTTTCGCCCTGATCTGAATGTAACCCGAGAGCAATTTGCGGTAATGATAGTACTTGCTGCAGGGTTAGAAACCAGTTACTCGGATACACCCAAGTACCGGGATGTACCACCTGACTATTGGGCCTACCCATACATCGAAGCGGCAAAACCGTATTTTTCAGGGTATACCTCCGATAGTGGCTCATATTTCAAACCTTCATCGGTAGCTGTTCGGGAAGATGTGGCAGCAGCACTGGTAAGAGCAAAAGGGTACGCAGATGATGAACCCAACCTTGCATTGCTTGAAGAAAAATTTGTGGATAGAGATCAAATATCACCTGAAGCAAAAAAACTGGTTAGCATTGCTGTGGAAAAGGAACTGATCAAGGGGTATCCTGACCATACCTTCAGAGGTAAAGGGAATGTCACAAGGGCAGAAGCAGCAGCAGCTATCTATAGTGCGGCTTTCTTTAAGCCTAACGAACTTGCCGGAATAGTTGCATCGGTTAATGGTGAAGAAATTACCCGGGAAAAACTTGATTCGGATTTTGAGAAGGCCAGAGTTGCTCTTAGTGAACAGGGAGTGACGTTTGATGGTGCAGATGACCAAAAGCAGTGGCAGGAGCTTGAAAGACAAACACTCCAAAGAATAATAGAACTTACATTAATTAAACAGGCGGCTAAAAGAGAGGGGTTGTTTCCTTCAGATGAGGATATTGCGGCAAAAGTCGAAGAGATTAAGTCTTCATTCGGAAATGAGGCCCAGTTTCAGGACGCCTTGCAGCAGTATGGCTATACAATTGAGGAACTGGCAGACAGGGCATGTGATGAGATGGTATACGAAAACCTTTATAAAAAGGTTACTGACAATATAAACATTGATGAAGAAGATTTTCAAGAACATTATGACAGCGTAGTGTCTTTGGATGGCCAGCCTATTTCATTGAATGAAGCAAGGGGAAATTATATTCTTATGATTGAGCAGGAGAAGTTTAATGAATATCTGGAAAAACTTCGCAGTGAAGCAGAGATAGACATATACCTGGTATGA
- a CDS encoding DNA topoisomerase III: MKSLVLTEKPSVGREIARVLGCHTKGKGYLEGPKHVVTWALGHLVTLAEPEDYDKKYKTWRLEDLPMMPRQMKLKAIKQTSQQYGAVKNLMKRGDLGELIIATDAGREGELVARWIMEYAGWKKPFRRLWISSQTDSAIKEGFARLQPGKAYDNLYASAVCRAEADWLIGLNVTRALTTRFNAQLSAGRVQTPTLAMMVNREAEIKKFIPKDYWTVRADFGDYFGDWRDTSGQGRIFDFRRAEGLLEKTKGAAGKITDLKVEQKADPPPLLYDLTELQRDANRRYGFSAQKTLSVLQGLYERHKLVTYPRTDSRYLTKDIIPTLKDRLNSVTIGEYAEYTRPLTGKPLPVNKRIVDDSRVSDHHAIIPTEEPVRLSVLEADERKLYDLIVKKFIAAFYPPFKYERVTVITTAAGESFYSRGKVVRDQGWKAVYGRGADQEGEERDDALPEQVLHSQKKGAVKQVKDCKANKSQTKPPARYTEATLLSAMESPGKFIDDEELREALKQSGLGTPATRAEIIEKLINTDYVERRGKELVPTSKGIQLIGLVSEELRSPELTAKWEQSLSEMARGRQSKAVFMTGIREYTVKLVKEVATSGAQFKADNISRVKCPDCGQYLIMIKGKKGKSLVCPDRSCGHREAAEPQVSNFRCPDCKKKMVILDKQGSKMVRCKNCGFTEKMADFKENLSAARGKGAVNKKLINQYSDQGTIGTNLGALLKEAMESKE, encoded by the coding sequence ATGAAGTCACTGGTACTGACAGAAAAACCCAGCGTGGGGCGTGAAATTGCCCGGGTTCTGGGATGCCATACCAAGGGTAAGGGATACCTGGAAGGCCCAAAACATGTAGTTACCTGGGCTCTGGGACACCTGGTTACCCTGGCAGAACCCGAGGATTATGACAAGAAATACAAGACCTGGCGGCTGGAAGACCTGCCCATGATGCCCAGGCAGATGAAACTGAAGGCCATTAAGCAGACATCCCAACAGTATGGCGCCGTGAAGAACCTGATGAAGCGGGGTGATCTGGGGGAACTGATCATTGCCACAGATGCCGGGCGGGAAGGTGAGCTTGTGGCCAGGTGGATTATGGAATATGCCGGCTGGAAAAAACCGTTCCGCAGGCTGTGGATTTCATCACAGACAGACTCTGCCATTAAAGAGGGATTTGCCCGGCTGCAGCCCGGGAAGGCATATGACAATCTGTATGCTTCAGCCGTATGCAGGGCTGAGGCCGACTGGCTGATTGGTCTTAATGTGACCAGGGCCCTGACCACCAGGTTTAATGCACAGCTATCGGCAGGGCGGGTACAGACCCCAACCCTGGCGATGATGGTAAACAGGGAAGCGGAGATTAAGAAGTTTATTCCCAAGGACTATTGGACTGTACGGGCTGATTTCGGGGACTATTTTGGCGACTGGCGGGATACTTCGGGTCAGGGCAGAATCTTTGATTTCAGACGGGCCGAAGGCCTGCTCGAGAAAACAAAGGGCGCTGCGGGTAAGATTACGGACCTGAAAGTGGAACAAAAAGCGGACCCGCCGCCCCTGTTGTATGACCTGACCGAGCTGCAGCGGGATGCCAACAGGAGGTATGGCTTTTCGGCACAGAAGACCCTGTCAGTATTGCAGGGATTATATGAACGCCATAAACTGGTTACCTATCCGCGCACAGACTCCCGTTACCTCACCAAGGATATTATACCGACACTGAAGGACAGGCTGAACTCTGTGACCATCGGTGAATATGCAGAATATACCCGCCCATTAACGGGCAAGCCCCTGCCGGTTAACAAGAGGATTGTTGATGACAGCCGGGTCAGTGACCACCACGCCATTATACCTACTGAAGAACCGGTGCGTCTTAGTGTCCTGGAAGCTGATGAAAGAAAACTATATGACCTGATAGTGAAAAAATTTATTGCCGCATTTTACCCGCCGTTCAAATATGAACGGGTTACTGTGATTACTACCGCGGCAGGTGAGAGCTTTTATTCCCGCGGTAAGGTGGTCAGGGATCAGGGTTGGAAGGCTGTTTACGGAAGAGGCGCTGATCAGGAAGGTGAAGAGCGGGATGATGCTCTGCCTGAGCAGGTGCTGCATTCCCAGAAAAAGGGCGCTGTGAAGCAGGTTAAGGATTGTAAGGCAAATAAGTCCCAGACGAAACCCCCGGCGCGATACACCGAGGCTACCCTGCTTTCCGCTATGGAGAGCCCCGGTAAGTTCATTGACGATGAGGAACTCAGGGAAGCACTGAAACAGAGCGGTCTGGGGACACCGGCTACCAGGGCGGAGATTATTGAGAAACTTATTAATACTGATTATGTGGAACGCCGGGGCAAGGAACTCGTACCGACCTCGAAAGGGATTCAACTGATCGGCCTGGTTAGTGAAGAGCTGCGGTCACCGGAGCTTACCGCAAAATGGGAACAGTCCCTATCTGAAATGGCCCGGGGGAGGCAGAGTAAAGCCGTTTTTATGACCGGGATTCGCGAGTACACTGTTAAGCTCGTTAAGGAAGTCGCCACCAGCGGGGCTCAGTTTAAGGCGGATAATATATCCCGCGTCAAGTGTCCCGACTGTGGTCAGTACTTAATCATGATCAAGGGTAAAAAGGGGAAATCCCTGGTTTGCCCGGACCGGTCATGTGGGCACAGGGAAGCCGCCGAACCACAGGTTTCCAATTTTCGCTGTCCGGACTGTAAAAAGAAAATGGTCATTCTGGATAAGCAGGGTAGTAAAATGGTGCGCTGCAAAAACTGCGGTTTTACCGAAAAAATGGCGGATTTCAAGGAAAATCTGTCGGCTGCCCGTGGTAAAGGAGCAGTTAATAAAAAGCTGATAAACCAATACAGTGACCAGGGAACTATTGGCACTAACCTTGGCGCTCTCCTAAAAGAAGCTATGGAAAGTAAGGAGTAA
- a CDS encoding peptidylprolyl isomerase translates to MTKRTAVFTAIIMVLLLAVTGCGGNTEKAADTSGQTDQTGQQAQTGQQDGENQESAPFDESVLEGKRVGIIETKYGKIYIELFKDEAPNTVENFKKLAEKGFYDSLTFHRYEPDFVIQGGDPEGNGRGGPGYTIKAEINSHKHLKGAVAMARKEGDLDSAGSQFYITLEETPFLDGQYTVFGQVVGGMDAVIQLRAGDKMDKVTVKDF, encoded by the coding sequence ATGACCAAGCGGACAGCGGTATTCACAGCAATTATTATGGTACTGCTCCTGGCTGTCACCGGCTGTGGAGGGAACACGGAAAAGGCTGCCGACACTTCAGGGCAAACGGACCAAACCGGACAGCAGGCCCAAACCGGACAGCAGGATGGTGAAAATCAGGAAAGCGCTCCTTTTGACGAATCAGTCCTGGAGGGTAAGAGAGTAGGTATTATTGAAACAAAATATGGCAAGATATATATTGAGCTGTTTAAGGATGAAGCTCCCAACACGGTGGAAAACTTTAAGAAGCTTGCCGAAAAGGGTTTTTATGACAGCCTTACTTTTCATCGCTATGAGCCCGATTTCGTAATTCAGGGGGGAGACCCCGAGGGTAACGGGAGGGGCGGTCCCGGGTATACCATCAAGGCTGAGATTAATTCCCACAAGCACCTTAAAGGGGCTGTGGCCATGGCCCGCAAGGAAGGTGACCTGGACTCTGCCGGTAGCCAGTTTTATATTACTCTTGAGGAAACACCGTTCCTTGATGGGCAGTATACGGTTTTTGGCCAGGTAGTCGGGGGCATGGATGCAGTTATCCAGCTCAGAGCCGGTGACAAGATGGACAAGGTTACAGTAAAAGACTTTTAG
- a CDS encoding acyl-[acyl-carrier-protein] thioesterase, whose translation MNSFKTIIPVPYYELNNHREASPVAVLNYLEETAIRHSDTVGCGIDRLQKDNKGWVLTRWSVKIEKYPSRNETAVIETWPSSFHRFYATREFRITGAGESLLGRATSLWVFLDLNRKRPVRIPDFIQNAYGANPDRMIDDDFSDIPELDKPEGSLSFRVRLSDIDSNDHVNNTRYVEWMLEAAPLCLHRDFRLSTMEIAYKKETGYGSSVLSEYATAESSEAGETLLHRILDSDTGAELVRARTVWLPRS comes from the coding sequence ATGAATTCCTTTAAAACTATAATCCCTGTCCCTTATTATGAACTTAACAACCACCGCGAAGCCTCACCTGTGGCAGTCCTGAACTACCTTGAGGAGACCGCCATCAGGCACTCTGATACAGTCGGCTGCGGAATCGACCGGCTGCAGAAGGATAATAAGGGCTGGGTACTTACCCGCTGGTCGGTAAAAATAGAAAAATACCCGTCACGGAATGAAACTGCAGTTATTGAAACCTGGCCATCAAGCTTCCATCGTTTTTACGCCACCAGGGAATTCAGGATTACCGGGGCCGGAGAGTCTCTGCTGGGCAGGGCCACATCCCTGTGGGTTTTTCTGGATCTAAACCGGAAACGTCCGGTAAGGATACCGGACTTTATCCAAAATGCCTATGGGGCAAACCCGGACCGCATGATTGATGACGATTTCTCCGATATCCCTGAATTGGACAAGCCTGAAGGCAGTCTTTCCTTTAGGGTCAGGTTGAGCGATATTGATTCCAACGACCATGTTAATAATACCCGCTATGTTGAATGGATGCTGGAAGCAGCGCCCCTTTGCCTGCACAGGGACTTTCGTTTGTCCACTATGGAAATCGCCTATAAAAAAGAAACCGGCTATGGCTCCTCAGTGCTTTCCGAATATGCCACAGCCGAATCCTCCGAGGCAGGGGAAACCCTGCTGCACCGTATTCTTGACTCCGATACCGGCGCGGAACTGGTCAGGGCACGGACCGTATGGCTGCCCAGAAGTTAA
- a CDS encoding metal-dependent transcriptional regulator, which translates to MTDREFFTFREYMKKDEGPLTASMEDYLEMIYRLSETSGFTRIQDLAAALNVQPPSATKMVQKLADINLVNYKKYGIILLNDAGQKKGRALLDRHRTIEEFLLLLGLEEGVLEETEKIEHTIGPQTLMCIAGFVSFFKSRQDFIDAYHMYRKPEQEPP; encoded by the coding sequence GTGACTGACCGGGAATTTTTTACCTTCCGTGAATATATGAAAAAGGATGAAGGCCCGCTGACAGCCTCAATGGAAGATTACCTGGAGATGATTTACCGGCTTTCAGAGACTTCGGGTTTTACCAGGATTCAGGACCTGGCAGCGGCTCTGAATGTGCAGCCGCCCTCAGCCACCAAAATGGTGCAGAAGCTTGCCGATATTAATCTCGTCAACTATAAAAAATATGGTATCATTTTACTAAATGATGCCGGTCAAAAAAAAGGCAGGGCCCTCCTGGACCGTCACCGAACCATAGAAGAATTCCTGCTCCTGCTGGGGCTTGAGGAAGGTGTACTGGAAGAAACCGAAAAAATCGAGCATACTATTGGTCCCCAGACCCTTATGTGTATTGCCGGTTTTGTCAGTTTTTTTAAATCGCGCCAGGATTTCATAGATGCTTATCATATGTATCGCAAGCCGGAACAGGAACCCCCCTAA
- a CDS encoding zinc finger domain-containing protein — MGGEPCSVCGNPIGETKLNGRWTYFCPTCQH, encoded by the coding sequence ATGGGAGGGGAACCGTGCAGCGTCTGCGGGAATCCGATTGGTGAAACAAAACTGAATGGCAGGTGGACATACTTCTGTCCTACCTGCCAGCACTGA
- a CDS encoding SanA/YdcF family protein, translating to MKLRKILKFCAAAAILVITFALYSNLAIYISGKSGVQTVTNSPEADAAIVLGARVYKSGSLSPVLADRLATGIELYTEGKVKKLLLTGDHGQTTYDEVNNMRLYALEQGVPEEDIFMDHAGFSTYESMYRARDVFKVKKAIIVTQEFHLPRALYLARSLGLKASGVKADKREYLGEDYLRLRELLANTKAAAQLAIHDRPTYLGPEIPIWGDGRATKDTKI from the coding sequence ATGAAACTCCGAAAAATTTTAAAATTCTGTGCTGCAGCCGCTATTTTGGTGATCACCTTTGCCTTATACTCCAATCTCGCCATATATATATCTGGAAAGTCCGGTGTCCAAACGGTAACAAACAGCCCGGAGGCAGATGCAGCTATTGTGCTGGGCGCCCGGGTTTACAAAAGCGGATCCCTGTCCCCGGTACTTGCTGACCGCCTTGCTACAGGAATCGAACTGTACACTGAAGGTAAGGTTAAAAAGCTCCTCCTGACAGGTGACCACGGTCAGACAACTTATGATGAGGTCAACAATATGCGCCTCTATGCCCTGGAGCAGGGCGTTCCTGAAGAAGACATTTTCATGGATCATGCCGGTTTCAGCACTTATGAAAGTATGTACCGGGCCAGAGACGTATTTAAAGTAAAAAAAGCTATTATCGTTACACAGGAATTCCATCTCCCCAGGGCGTTGTACCTGGCCAGATCACTCGGTCTTAAAGCTTCAGGGGTAAAAGCAGATAAAAGGGAATATTTAGGTGAAGACTATTTAAGGCTGCGCGAACTCCTGGCAAATACTAAGGCAGCCGCACAGCTGGCTATTCATGACCGGCCTACATATCTTGGTCCCGAAATACCCATCTGGGGTGACGGACGAGCCACCAAAGACACTAAAATATGA
- a CDS encoding cupin domain-containing protein yields MQVIKLEDLTKAATPRGVTGRKVYESEHVNIMNLLLKAGEVVDTHVTPVDVFFYVVRGKGKIVVGDEAAVVEATDIVISPKDIPHSVHASEGEYLEILVVKTPSPAKGGK; encoded by the coding sequence ATGCAGGTAATTAAGCTTGAAGACCTGACAAAGGCAGCAACTCCGCGGGGGGTGACCGGAAGAAAGGTATATGAATCTGAACACGTAAATATTATGAATCTGCTGCTTAAAGCCGGGGAAGTTGTGGATACTCACGTAACTCCGGTTGATGTGTTTTTCTATGTCGTCAGGGGAAAAGGGAAAATAGTTGTCGGGGATGAAGCTGCAGTTGTTGAGGCGACAGATATTGTCATAAGTCCTAAGGATATTCCCCATTCAGTTCATGCTTCTGAGGGAGAGTATCTTGAAATCCTGGTGGTCAAGACCCCAAGCCCTGCAAAGGGCGGCAAATAG
- a CDS encoding HD-GYP domain-containing protein, whose amino-acid sequence MIRSDFLETIEEYESQLKKYSLDLRYKIVLNIGGHLLEWPLAGNRLKDLSFTGRIHLCWDNKEAGIYYWIGNLSPHQQTINELLVDNLITKIRLLEKNYHNLNCGMGVLNSAVKAIEAKDRYTRGHSDRVAALSLKIAETLDEAGLLDPECSARDIEIAAKLHDIGKIGISELILTKTGPLTMQEIQHIRQHPAMGAAILTPLAIFEHLIPAIRHHHERFDGNGYPDELRGPEIPLISRIISVADTFDALTSNRPYRKAMAPQTALAEVRRVSGIQLDPDIAGAFLSIPLTFSS is encoded by the coding sequence ATGATAAGGTCCGATTTCCTGGAAACTATCGAAGAGTACGAGTCACAATTAAAAAAGTACAGCCTTGACCTCAGGTACAAAATCGTGCTAAATATAGGCGGTCATTTACTGGAATGGCCTCTTGCGGGAAACCGTCTTAAAGACCTTTCTTTTACGGGAAGGATACACCTCTGCTGGGACAATAAAGAGGCAGGAATTTATTATTGGATAGGTAACTTAAGTCCTCACCAGCAAACCATTAATGAACTCCTGGTTGACAACCTGATAACCAAAATCCGGCTCCTGGAAAAGAACTATCATAATCTCAACTGCGGCATGGGGGTACTGAACAGCGCCGTCAAAGCAATTGAAGCCAAAGACAGGTATACCAGGGGACACTCGGACCGGGTGGCTGCCCTGTCTCTGAAGATAGCAGAAACTCTGGACGAGGCAGGACTCCTGGACCCGGAATGTTCAGCCCGGGACATAGAAATTGCAGCCAAACTTCATGATATCGGGAAAATAGGGATAAGTGAATTAATCCTAACTAAGACGGGGCCGCTGACCATGCAGGAAATCCAGCATATCCGGCAGCATCCTGCCATGGGGGCCGCCATTCTGACCCCTCTGGCAATATTTGAACACCTGATACCGGCTATTCGCCATCACCATGAAAGATTTGACGGAAACGGCTACCCTGATGAACTCCGGGGTCCGGAAATCCCTCTAATTTCCAGAATCATCAGTGTGGCAGATACCTTTGATGCCCTTACCTCAAACCGGCCTTACCGTAAAGCCATGGCTCCCCAAACAGCCCTTGCAGAAGTCAGAAGAGTCAGTGGCATCCAGCTTGACCCGGACATAGCCGGTGCTTTTCTGTCAATTCCCCTCACATTTTCTTCATAA
- the thrC gene encoding threonine synthase gives MKYVSTRANFNRVNSAEAIKLGMVPSGGLFVPEQIPLIDAEKLVGLVGQGYREVAREILGLFLTDYLPEEIDECIQRAYNDSNFDHPDMAPLSKLGDSSYILELWHGPTAAFKDMALQIMPHFLSQAIRKLGAERETVILVATSGDTGKAALEGFKNVPGIKIIVFYPHGGVSRVQELQMTTTDGDNTFVVAVRGNFDDCQNAVKQVFGDEAYNRFLAEKGYELSSANSINWGRLLPQIVYYFWAYLDLVGKEAVSQGDKVNFVVPTGNFGNILAGYYAFRMGLPVNKLICASNENRVLTDFFATGKYDRKREFIKTVSPSMDILISSNLERFLFEVTGHDGRKISEWLGQLNTEGQFQVDENTRRETGHILCAGYAGEEETLETIKTVFENYGYTVDTHTAVGVKVYEDYVRRTGDRTVTVLDATASPFKFNRAVLKALRGPEADTGKDEFEILRELEQLTGMEIHRGLQQLDAKPVRHDRVSDKGEIKRDIEEILGL, from the coding sequence ATGAAGTACGTCAGTACAAGAGCTAATTTCAACCGCGTTAACTCTGCAGAAGCCATTAAACTTGGCATGGTGCCTTCGGGAGGTTTATTTGTCCCTGAACAAATCCCGCTTATAGATGCTGAAAAACTTGTTGGGCTGGTGGGGCAGGGTTACCGGGAAGTAGCCCGGGAGATACTGGGGTTGTTCCTGACAGATTATCTTCCCGAGGAGATTGATGAGTGTATTCAAAGAGCCTATAATGACAGCAATTTTGACCATCCGGATATGGCGCCGCTAAGTAAACTTGGTGACAGTTCCTATATTCTTGAGCTTTGGCACGGCCCCACTGCAGCCTTTAAGGATATGGCCCTGCAGATTATGCCACATTTCCTGTCTCAGGCAATCAGGAAACTGGGGGCAGAGAGGGAGACAGTTATCCTGGTGGCGACATCAGGAGATACCGGCAAAGCCGCCTTGGAAGGATTTAAAAATGTTCCGGGGATAAAGATTATAGTATTTTATCCACATGGCGGTGTCAGCAGGGTACAGGAACTCCAAATGACCACCACTGATGGTGACAATACATTTGTGGTGGCAGTCAGGGGTAATTTCGACGACTGTCAGAATGCCGTGAAACAGGTTTTCGGGGATGAGGCCTACAACAGGTTCCTGGCTGAAAAGGGATATGAATTGTCTTCTGCCAATTCAATTAATTGGGGACGACTGCTTCCTCAGATTGTGTATTACTTCTGGGCCTACCTTGATCTGGTTGGCAAAGAGGCTGTTTCACAAGGGGACAAGGTCAATTTTGTGGTCCCCACCGGAAATTTCGGCAACATCCTGGCCGGTTATTATGCCTTCAGAATGGGGCTTCCGGTTAATAAACTAATTTGCGCCTCAAATGAAAACAGGGTGCTGACCGATTTCTTTGCTACAGGGAAGTATGACCGTAAACGGGAATTTATCAAAACAGTCAGCCCTTCCATGGATATCCTGATATCAAGCAACCTGGAACGCTTTTTGTTTGAAGTGACCGGCCATGACGGGAGAAAAATCAGTGAATGGCTGGGGCAGTTGAATACAGAGGGGCAATTTCAAGTTGATGAAAATACCCGCAGGGAAACAGGGCATATCCTGTGCGCCGGCTATGCAGGTGAGGAGGAGACTCTGGAAACCATAAAAACTGTCTTCGAAAATTATGGCTATACAGTTGATACCCATACTGCCGTAGGGGTTAAGGTCTATGAAGACTATGTCCGGCGGACCGGTGACAGAACTGTAACTGTCCTGGACGCGACAGCAAGTCCCTTTAAGTTTAACCGCGCGGTACTGAAGGCTTTAAGAGGGCCGGAGGCCGATACCGGTAAAGATGAATTTGAAATTCTGCGGGAACTGGAACAGCTTACCGGGATGGAAATCCACCGGGGACTGCAGCAACTTGATGCCAAGCCTGTAAGGCATGATCGGGTTTCCGATAAAGGTGAAATCAAAAGAGACATCGAAGAGATATTGGGACTTTAA
- a CDS encoding response regulator transcription factor — MPVKILIVDDEKLLVKGLAKSLNNEGYLTEAVFDGEAAREMVRKNRFDLIILDVMLPGVDGLTLCREIRSQFEVPIIMLTARGDDIDKIIGLEMGADDYLAKPFNFRELLARIKAVLRRSTHEPGKGSGQLVRGGIIIDISKRKVSAGGREVDLTGREFELLLHLAGAPGRVFTREKLLEDIWGYDYIGEDRTVDVHIRRLREKIEPEPGKPQYIQTKWGVGYYFSEED, encoded by the coding sequence ATGCCTGTAAAAATCCTGATTGTTGATGATGAAAAGCTTTTAGTGAAAGGCCTGGCCAAGAGCCTGAATAATGAAGGTTACCTGACTGAGGCGGTATTTGACGGTGAGGCTGCCAGGGAGATGGTCAGGAAAAACCGGTTTGACCTGATAATTCTTGATGTTATGCTCCCCGGGGTGGATGGCCTGACCCTGTGCCGGGAGATTCGGTCTCAGTTCGAGGTACCCATTATTATGCTTACTGCCAGGGGTGATGATATTGACAAAATCATCGGCCTGGAAATGGGGGCAGATGATTACCTGGCCAAACCGTTTAACTTCAGGGAACTGCTGGCCCGCATTAAGGCGGTCCTCCGGCGTTCCACACATGAACCGGGAAAAGGGTCCGGGCAGCTGGTTCGCGGAGGAATAATCATTGATATTTCTAAAAGGAAGGTCTCAGCCGGCGGAAGGGAAGTTGACCTAACCGGCAGGGAATTTGAGCTGTTGCTGCACCTGGCCGGCGCGCCGGGCAGGGTCTTTACCAGGGAAAAGCTTCTGGAGGATATCTGGGGTTATGACTATATCGGGGAAGACCGTACCGTTGATGTCCATATAAGGAGACTAAGGGAAAAAATCGAACCTGAACCTGGAAAGCCGCAATATATTCAGACCAAATGGGGTGTGGGTTATTATTTCAGTGAGGAAGACTGA